From a region of the Mycobacterium intracellulare ATCC 13950 genome:
- a CDS encoding type I polyketide synthase: MTIHEHDRVSAERDGQGPQGGKHPAGDTHALVDRLTAGEPYAVAFGGQGSAWLETLEELVSSAGIESDLAGLVGEVELLLEPVAKELVVVRPIGFEPLTWVRALAAEDPIPSNKHLTSAAVSIPGVLLTQIAAVRALARQGMDLSATPPVAVAGHSQGVLAVEALKGGGARDVELLALAQLIGAAGTLVARRRGISVLGDRPPMVSVTNADPERISRLLDEFAQDVRTVLPPVLSIRNGRRSVVITGTPEQLSRFELYCQQISEKEEADRKNKLRGGDVFSPVFDPVQVEVGFHTPRLADGIDIVGAWAEKVGLDVALARELTESILVRPVDWVQEITRVNDAGARWILDLGPGDILTRLTAPVIRGLGVGIVPAATRGGQRNLFTVGAVPEVARAWSSYAPTLVRLPDGRVKLSTKFTRLTGRSPILLAGMTPTTVDAKIVAAAANAGHWAELAGGGQVTEEVFANRIDELSGLLEDGRTYQFNALFLDPYLWKLQVGGKRLVQKARQSGAAIDGLVISAGIPELEEAVELIEELGDVGISHVVFKPGTVEQIRSVIRIATEVSTKPVIAHIEGGRAGGHHSWEDLDDLLLATYSELRSRSNITVCVGGGIGTPERAADYLSGRWAQAYGFPLMPIDGILVGTAAMAAKEATTSPSVKRMLVETQGTDQWIGAGKASGGMASSRSQLGADIHEIDNSASRCGRLLDEVAGDADAVAQRRDEIIAAMATTAKPYFGDAGEMTYLQWLQRYVELAIGDGDSTADTASPGSPWLADTWRDRFQQMLQRAEARLHPKDFGPIETLFNDEALLENPGAAIDLLLERYPDAETVQLHPADVPFFVTLCKTVGKPVNFVPVIDKDVRRWWRSDSLWQAHDARYDADQVCIIPGTAAVAGITRMDEPVGELLDRFEQAAVDEALAAGIEPTAVTSRRTGRADVTGPLAVVLDAPDVQWAGRTAINPVHRIADPSEWLVHGDSEGPESRRATHSSTGARLQVEGDRVVLSVPVSGVWVEIPFTLPPNTVDGATPVVSTDDAATAMRSVLAIAAGVDGPEFMPPVTDGTATVTVDWDPERVADHTGVTATFGEPLAPSLTTVPDALVGPCWPAVFSAIGSAVTDTGIPVVEGLLSLVHLDHAAHMVGALPKNPAQLTITATALAAADTDMGRVVPVSVTIAGADGEVIATLDERFAILGRTGAAELADPVRAGGAVSENATDTPRRRRRDVTTTAPVDMRPFAVVSGDHNPIHTDRAAALLAGLESPIVHGMWLSAAAQHAVTATDGQARPPARLIGWTARFLGMVRPGDEVAFRVDRVGIDQGAEVLEVTAKVGSDLVMSATARLAAPHTVYAFPGQGIQHKGMGMDVRARSKAARKVWDKADKFTRDTLGFSVLHVVRDNPTSIIASGVPYNHPEGVLYLTQFTQVAMATVAAAQVAEMREQGAFVEDAIACGHSVGEYTALACVTGIYELEALLETVFHRGSKMHDIVPRDELGRSNYRLAAIRPSQIDLPDDEVPGFVAGIAESTGEFLEIVNFNLRGSQYAIAGTVRGLEALEAEVERRREITGGKRSFILVPGIDVPFHSRVLRVGVAEFRRSLDRVMPRDKDPDVIIGRYIPNLVPRPFTLDRDFIQEIRDLVPAEPLDPILADYDTWLAERRIEMARTVLIELLAWQFASPVRWIETQDLLFTEEAAGGLGVERFVEIGVKSAPTVAGLATNTLKLPEYAHSTVEVLNAERDAAVLFATDTDPEPEPEVDEVAVEAPEASGSPVEAAPAAPAPAAAASGPRPDDIGFDAADATLALIALSAKMRIDQIEELDSIESITDGASSRRNQLLVDLGSELNLGAIDGAAEADLAGLRAQVTKLARTYKPYGPVLSDAINDQLRTVLGPSGKRPAAIAERVKKTWELGEGWAKHVTVEVALGTREGTSVRGGAMGHLHEGALADAAAVDKAIDAAVASVAARHGISVALPSSGGGGGGATIDAAALGEFTAQITGRDGVLASAARLVLNQLGLDDPVSASPAATDAELIDLVTAELGADWPRLVAPVFEPKKAVLFDDRWASAREDLVKLWLTDEGDIDARWVELSERFEGAGHVVATQATWWQGKALAAGRQIHASLFGRIAAGAENPDPGPYAHEVAVVTGASKGSIAASVVARLLDGGATVIATTSKLDDERLAFYRGLYRDHARYGAALWVVAANMASYSDIDALVEWVGTEQSESLGPQSIHIKDAQTPTLLFPFAAPRVVGDLSEAGSRSEMEMKVLLWAVQRLIGGLSKIGAERDIASRLHVVLPGSPNRGMFGGDGAYGEAKSALDALVSRWHAESSWAARVSLAHALIGWTRGTGLMGHNDAIVDAVEEAGVTTYSTDEMAAMLLALCDIESKVAAAAEPIKADLTGGLGEANLDMAELAAKARERSASGEDDDPEAPEAEGSIAALPSPPRGYSPAPPPEWADLDVDLNDLVVIVGGAELGPYGSSRTRFEMEVAGELSAAGVLELAWTTGLVKWEDDPQPGWYDTESGDLVDESELVDRYHDAVVERCGIREFVDDGAIDPDHASPLLVSVFLDKDFSFVVSSEADARAFVEFDPEHTVARPVPDSSDWEVIRKAGTEIRVPRKTKLSRTVGAQIPTGFDPTVWGITPDMANSIDRVALWNIVATVDAFLSSGFTPTELLRWVHPSLVASTQGTGMGGMTSMQTMYHGNLLGRAKPNDILQEVLPNVVAAHVMQSYVGGYGAMVHPVAACATVAVSVEEGVDKIRLGKAEFVVAGGFDDLTLEAIIGFGDMAATADTEMMRAKGISDSKFSRANDRRRLGFLEAQGGGTILLANGALAAKMGLPVLAVVGYAQSFADGVHTSIPAPGLGGLGAGRGGKDSQLARSLAKLGVGADDIAVVSKHDTSTLANDPNETELHERLADSMGRSPGNPLFVVSQKTLTGHSKGGAAAFQLMGLCQMLRDGVIPPNRSLDCVDDELATAGHFVWVREALDLRGKFPLKAGLVTSLGFGHVSGLIALVHPQAFIAALDPADRDGYRKRAEQRLLAGQRRLASAIAGGRPMYEKPADRRFNHDEPEKRQEAAMLLNADARLGEDDLYVG, encoded by the coding sequence GTGACAATCCACGAGCATGACCGGGTGTCCGCCGAGCGCGACGGGCAGGGCCCGCAGGGAGGCAAGCACCCAGCCGGGGACACCCACGCTCTTGTCGACCGCCTGACGGCCGGTGAGCCCTACGCCGTGGCGTTCGGTGGCCAGGGCAGCGCCTGGCTGGAGACCCTCGAAGAACTGGTGTCGTCGGCCGGCATCGAATCGGATCTGGCGGGGCTGGTCGGTGAGGTCGAACTGCTCCTCGAGCCGGTGGCAAAAGAGCTGGTCGTGGTGCGTCCCATCGGCTTCGAGCCGCTGACGTGGGTCCGCGCGCTGGCCGCCGAGGACCCGATCCCGTCGAACAAGCACCTGACCTCGGCCGCGGTATCGATCCCGGGCGTGCTGCTCACCCAGATCGCGGCCGTGCGCGCGCTGGCGCGGCAAGGCATGGATCTGAGCGCGACGCCGCCGGTGGCCGTCGCCGGGCATTCCCAGGGCGTGCTCGCCGTCGAGGCGCTCAAGGGCGGGGGCGCTCGCGACGTCGAGCTGCTGGCGTTGGCCCAGCTGATCGGCGCGGCCGGGACGCTGGTGGCCCGTCGCCGCGGGATCTCCGTGCTGGGCGACCGGCCGCCGATGGTGTCGGTCACCAATGCGGACCCCGAGCGCATCAGCCGGCTGCTCGACGAGTTCGCGCAGGACGTGCGGACCGTCCTGCCGCCCGTGCTGTCCATCCGCAACGGCCGCCGTTCGGTCGTCATCACCGGCACCCCCGAACAGCTGTCCCGCTTCGAGCTCTACTGCCAGCAGATCTCGGAGAAGGAAGAGGCCGACCGGAAGAACAAGCTGCGCGGCGGCGACGTCTTCTCGCCGGTGTTCGATCCGGTGCAGGTCGAGGTGGGCTTCCACACCCCCCGCCTGGCCGACGGCATCGACATCGTCGGCGCCTGGGCCGAGAAGGTGGGCCTGGACGTCGCCCTGGCCCGGGAACTGACGGAATCCATCCTGGTGCGCCCGGTCGACTGGGTGCAGGAGATCACCCGCGTCAACGACGCCGGCGCCCGGTGGATCCTGGACCTGGGTCCCGGTGACATCCTGACCCGGCTGACCGCACCGGTGATCCGCGGCCTGGGGGTGGGCATCGTGCCCGCCGCCACCCGCGGGGGTCAGCGCAACCTCTTCACCGTCGGCGCCGTCCCCGAGGTGGCGCGGGCCTGGTCGAGCTACGCGCCGACGCTGGTTCGCCTGCCCGACGGCCGGGTCAAACTCTCGACCAAGTTCACCCGCCTGACCGGCCGTTCGCCGATTCTGCTCGCGGGCATGACCCCGACCACGGTCGACGCCAAGATCGTGGCCGCCGCGGCCAACGCCGGCCACTGGGCCGAGCTCGCCGGAGGCGGGCAGGTCACCGAGGAGGTCTTCGCCAACCGGATCGACGAGCTCTCCGGGCTGCTGGAGGACGGTCGCACCTACCAGTTCAACGCGCTGTTCCTCGACCCCTACCTGTGGAAGCTGCAGGTCGGTGGAAAGCGGTTGGTGCAGAAGGCGCGTCAGTCCGGTGCGGCCATCGACGGGCTGGTCATCAGCGCCGGCATCCCCGAGCTCGAGGAAGCCGTCGAGCTGATCGAGGAGCTGGGCGACGTCGGCATCAGTCACGTCGTCTTCAAGCCCGGCACCGTCGAGCAGATCCGCTCGGTCATCCGCATCGCCACCGAGGTGTCCACCAAACCGGTGATCGCGCACATCGAGGGCGGCCGCGCCGGCGGCCACCACTCCTGGGAAGACCTCGACGACCTGCTGCTGGCGACCTACTCGGAACTGCGGTCGCGCTCCAACATCACCGTCTGCGTCGGCGGCGGCATCGGCACGCCCGAGCGGGCGGCCGACTACCTGTCCGGGCGCTGGGCGCAGGCCTACGGCTTCCCGCTGATGCCGATCGACGGCATCCTGGTCGGCACCGCGGCGATGGCGGCCAAGGAGGCCACGACCTCGCCGTCGGTCAAGCGGATGCTGGTGGAAACCCAGGGCACCGACCAGTGGATCGGCGCCGGGAAAGCCTCCGGTGGCATGGCATCCAGCCGCAGCCAGCTCGGCGCGGACATTCACGAGATCGACAACAGCGCCTCGCGGTGCGGACGGCTGCTCGACGAGGTCGCCGGTGACGCCGACGCCGTGGCTCAGCGCCGCGACGAGATCATCGCGGCGATGGCCACCACCGCCAAGCCGTACTTCGGCGACGCCGGCGAGATGACCTACCTGCAGTGGCTGCAGCGCTACGTCGAGCTGGCCATCGGGGACGGCGATTCCACCGCCGACACCGCCTCACCGGGCAGCCCGTGGCTGGCCGACACCTGGCGCGACCGTTTCCAGCAGATGTTGCAGCGCGCCGAAGCGCGTTTGCACCCAAAGGATTTCGGCCCCATCGAGACGCTCTTCAACGACGAGGCCCTGCTGGAGAACCCCGGGGCGGCGATCGATCTGCTGCTCGAGCGCTACCCCGACGCCGAGACCGTCCAACTGCACCCGGCCGACGTTCCGTTCTTCGTCACCCTGTGCAAGACGGTGGGCAAGCCGGTCAACTTCGTGCCGGTCATCGACAAGGATGTGCGGCGCTGGTGGCGCAGCGACTCGCTGTGGCAGGCCCACGATGCCCGCTACGACGCCGACCAGGTGTGCATCATTCCGGGCACCGCGGCCGTCGCGGGGATCACCCGAATGGACGAACCCGTCGGTGAACTGCTGGACCGCTTCGAGCAGGCGGCCGTCGACGAGGCGCTGGCCGCCGGGATCGAGCCGACGGCCGTCACGTCGCGCCGCACCGGCCGCGCGGATGTGACCGGGCCGTTGGCCGTCGTGCTGGACGCCCCGGACGTGCAGTGGGCCGGCCGCACCGCGATCAACCCGGTCCACCGGATCGCCGACCCCTCCGAGTGGCTGGTGCACGGAGACTCCGAAGGACCCGAAAGCCGCCGCGCCACGCACTCGTCGACCGGGGCGCGGCTGCAGGTCGAAGGCGACCGCGTCGTCCTCAGCGTCCCGGTGTCAGGGGTCTGGGTCGAGATCCCGTTCACCTTGCCCCCCAACACCGTTGACGGCGCGACGCCGGTGGTCTCCACCGACGACGCCGCCACGGCCATGCGGTCGGTGCTGGCGATCGCCGCCGGCGTCGACGGGCCGGAGTTCATGCCCCCGGTCACCGACGGAACGGCCACCGTCACGGTGGACTGGGACCCCGAGCGCGTCGCCGACCACACCGGTGTCACGGCCACCTTCGGGGAGCCGTTGGCGCCCAGCCTCACCACCGTGCCCGACGCCCTGGTCGGCCCGTGCTGGCCCGCGGTCTTCTCCGCAATCGGTTCGGCGGTCACCGACACCGGCATCCCGGTGGTGGAGGGGCTGCTGAGCCTGGTGCATCTCGACCACGCCGCGCACATGGTCGGCGCGCTGCCGAAGAACCCGGCCCAATTGACGATCACCGCAACGGCTTTGGCGGCCGCCGACACCGACATGGGGCGCGTCGTTCCCGTCTCGGTCACCATCGCCGGCGCCGACGGTGAGGTGATCGCGACCCTCGACGAGCGCTTTGCGATCCTCGGACGCACCGGTGCCGCAGAACTCGCCGACCCGGTGCGCGCCGGCGGCGCGGTCTCCGAAAACGCCACCGACACTCCGCGTCGGCGCCGCCGCGACGTCACCACCACCGCGCCCGTCGACATGCGACCGTTCGCGGTGGTGTCGGGCGACCACAACCCCATCCACACCGACCGGGCCGCCGCGCTGCTGGCCGGGCTGGAATCGCCCATCGTGCACGGCATGTGGCTGTCGGCCGCCGCCCAGCACGCGGTGACCGCCACCGACGGCCAGGCCCGCCCGCCGGCGCGACTGATCGGCTGGACCGCGCGCTTCCTGGGCATGGTGCGGCCCGGTGACGAGGTCGCCTTCCGCGTCGACCGCGTCGGAATCGACCAGGGCGCAGAGGTTTTGGAGGTCACCGCCAAGGTTGGATCGGACCTGGTGATGTCAGCGACGGCACGCCTGGCGGCCCCGCACACCGTCTACGCGTTCCCCGGTCAGGGAATTCAGCACAAGGGCATGGGCATGGACGTCCGCGCCCGGTCCAAGGCCGCCCGCAAGGTGTGGGACAAGGCGGACAAGTTCACCCGCGACACACTCGGCTTCTCGGTGTTGCACGTGGTGCGCGACAACCCGACCAGCATCATCGCCAGCGGGGTGCCCTACAACCACCCCGAGGGGGTGCTGTACCTGACGCAGTTCACCCAGGTCGCGATGGCCACGGTGGCGGCGGCGCAGGTCGCCGAGATGCGCGAGCAGGGCGCCTTCGTCGAAGACGCGATCGCCTGCGGGCACTCCGTCGGCGAGTACACGGCGCTGGCGTGCGTGACCGGCATCTATGAGCTGGAAGCGTTGCTGGAGACGGTGTTTCACCGTGGATCGAAGATGCACGACATCGTGCCCCGCGACGAGCTGGGCCGGTCCAACTACCGGCTGGCGGCGATCCGGCCGTCGCAGATCGACCTCCCCGATGACGAGGTCCCGGGGTTCGTCGCGGGAATCGCCGAGAGCACAGGCGAATTCCTCGAGATCGTCAACTTCAACCTGCGCGGCTCACAGTATGCGATCGCCGGCACGGTCCGCGGGCTCGAGGCGCTGGAGGCCGAGGTGGAGCGGCGTCGCGAGATCACCGGCGGCAAGCGCTCGTTCATCCTGGTGCCGGGCATCGACGTGCCGTTCCACTCGCGGGTGTTGCGGGTGGGCGTCGCGGAGTTCCGGCGCTCCCTCGACCGGGTCATGCCGCGCGACAAGGATCCCGACGTCATCATCGGGCGCTACATCCCCAACCTGGTGCCCCGCCCGTTCACCCTGGACCGCGACTTCATCCAGGAGATCCGCGACCTGGTGCCGGCCGAGCCGCTCGACCCCATCCTCGCCGACTACGACACCTGGCTCGCCGAGCGTCGCATCGAGATGGCGCGCACCGTCCTGATCGAGCTGCTGGCCTGGCAGTTCGCCAGCCCGGTGCGCTGGATCGAGACCCAGGACCTGCTGTTCACCGAGGAGGCCGCCGGCGGCCTGGGTGTGGAGCGGTTCGTCGAGATCGGCGTGAAGTCCGCGCCGACCGTCGCCGGGCTGGCCACCAACACGCTCAAGCTCCCCGAATATGCCCACAGCACAGTCGAAGTGCTCAACGCCGAGCGCGACGCCGCGGTGCTGTTCGCGACCGACACCGATCCCGAGCCGGAGCCCGAGGTCGACGAGGTCGCGGTCGAGGCGCCGGAGGCATCCGGTTCGCCGGTGGAGGCCGCCCCGGCCGCCCCCGCACCGGCGGCCGCCGCATCGGGCCCGCGCCCCGACGACATCGGATTCGACGCCGCCGACGCGACGTTGGCGTTGATCGCGTTGTCGGCCAAGATGCGCATCGACCAGATCGAGGAGCTGGACTCCATCGAATCCATCACCGACGGTGCCTCATCGCGGCGCAACCAGCTGCTGGTGGACCTGGGTTCGGAGCTGAACCTCGGCGCCATCGACGGCGCCGCCGAAGCCGACCTGGCCGGGCTGCGCGCCCAGGTGACCAAGCTGGCGCGCACCTACAAGCCTTACGGCCCAGTGCTTTCCGACGCGATCAACGACCAGCTGCGCACGGTGCTGGGGCCGTCGGGCAAGCGGCCCGCCGCCATCGCCGAGCGGGTCAAGAAGACCTGGGAGCTGGGCGAGGGTTGGGCCAAGCACGTCACGGTCGAAGTCGCGCTGGGAACCCGCGAGGGCACCAGCGTCCGCGGTGGCGCCATGGGTCATCTGCACGAGGGGGCCCTGGCCGACGCCGCCGCCGTCGACAAGGCCATCGACGCCGCGGTCGCGTCCGTCGCCGCGCGCCACGGCATCTCGGTCGCGCTGCCGTCGTCGGGCGGTGGCGGTGGCGGTGCGACCATCGACGCGGCCGCGCTGGGCGAATTCACCGCCCAGATCACCGGACGCGACGGCGTGCTGGCGTCGGCGGCCCGCCTGGTGCTGAACCAGCTGGGCCTCGACGACCCGGTCAGCGCGTCGCCGGCGGCCACCGATGCCGAGCTGATCGACCTGGTGACCGCCGAACTCGGCGCGGACTGGCCACGCCTGGTCGCGCCCGTGTTCGAGCCGAAGAAGGCGGTGCTGTTCGACGACCGGTGGGCCAGCGCCCGCGAGGACCTGGTCAAGCTGTGGCTGACCGACGAGGGCGACATCGACGCCCGGTGGGTGGAGCTGTCCGAAAGGTTCGAGGGCGCAGGCCATGTCGTGGCCACCCAGGCCACCTGGTGGCAGGGCAAGGCCCTGGCCGCGGGCCGGCAGATCCACGCGTCGCTGTTCGGCCGGATCGCGGCCGGCGCCGAGAATCCGGATCCCGGCCCCTACGCACACGAAGTCGCCGTGGTGACGGGGGCCTCCAAGGGCTCGATCGCGGCGTCGGTCGTCGCGCGACTGCTCGACGGCGGCGCCACGGTCATCGCCACAACGTCGAAGCTCGACGACGAGCGGCTGGCGTTCTACCGGGGCCTGTATCGCGACCACGCTCGTTACGGCGCGGCGCTGTGGGTGGTCGCGGCCAACATGGCCTCCTACTCCGATATCGACGCCCTGGTCGAGTGGGTCGGCACCGAGCAGTCCGAAAGCCTTGGGCCGCAGTCGATTCACATCAAGGACGCGCAGACCCCGACGCTGCTGTTCCCGTTCGCGGCGCCGCGCGTCGTCGGCGACCTGTCGGAGGCTGGCTCCCGCTCCGAGATGGAGATGAAGGTGCTGCTGTGGGCGGTGCAGCGGTTGATCGGCGGGCTGTCGAAGATCGGTGCCGAGCGCGACATCGCGTCGCGGCTGCACGTCGTGCTGCCCGGTTCACCCAACCGCGGAATGTTCGGCGGTGACGGCGCCTACGGTGAGGCCAAGTCGGCGCTCGACGCGTTGGTGAGTCGTTGGCACGCCGAATCCTCGTGGGCGGCAAGGGTCAGCCTGGCGCACGCGCTGATCGGCTGGACCCGCGGCACCGGGCTGATGGGCCACAACGACGCCATCGTCGATGCGGTCGAGGAGGCCGGCGTCACCACGTACTCGACGGACGAGATGGCGGCAATGCTGTTGGCCCTCTGCGACATCGAGTCGAAGGTGGCGGCCGCCGCAGAGCCGATCAAGGCCGACCTGACCGGTGGACTCGGGGAGGCCAACCTCGACATGGCCGAGCTGGCCGCCAAGGCCCGCGAGCGATCCGCCTCGGGCGAGGACGACGACCCCGAGGCGCCCGAGGCCGAAGGCAGCATCGCCGCCTTGCCGTCCCCGCCGCGCGGCTACAGCCCCGCGCCGCCCCCCGAATGGGCGGACCTCGACGTCGACCTCAACGACCTGGTGGTCATCGTCGGCGGCGCGGAACTCGGGCCGTACGGTTCGTCGCGGACCCGCTTCGAGATGGAGGTGGCCGGCGAGCTGTCGGCGGCCGGTGTGCTCGAGCTGGCCTGGACCACCGGACTGGTCAAGTGGGAGGACGATCCCCAACCCGGTTGGTACGACACCGAATCCGGCGACTTGGTCGATGAGTCGGAGCTGGTCGATCGCTACCACGACGCCGTGGTCGAGCGGTGCGGCATCCGCGAATTCGTCGACGACGGTGCGATCGATCCCGATCACGCCTCACCGCTTCTGGTCAGTGTGTTCCTCGACAAGGACTTCTCGTTCGTGGTGTCCAGCGAGGCCGACGCGCGTGCGTTCGTCGAGTTCGATCCCGAGCACACCGTGGCCCGGCCGGTGCCGGACTCCAGCGACTGGGAGGTGATCCGCAAGGCGGGCACCGAGATCCGCGTTCCGAGGAAGACCAAGCTGTCGCGGACGGTCGGCGCGCAGATCCCCACCGGGTTCGACCCGACGGTGTGGGGCATCACCCCGGACATGGCCAATTCCATTGACCGGGTGGCGCTGTGGAACATCGTGGCGACCGTGGACGCGTTCCTGTCCTCGGGCTTCACCCCGACCGAGCTGCTGCGCTGGGTGCACCCCAGCCTGGTGGCCTCCACGCAGGGCACCGGCATGGGCGGCATGACCTCGATGCAGACCATGTACCACGGCAACCTGCTGGGCCGGGCCAAGCCGAACGACATCCTGCAGGAGGTCCTGCCGAATGTCGTTGCGGCCCACGTCATGCAGTCCTACGTCGGTGGTTACGGCGCGATGGTGCACCCGGTCGCGGCCTGCGCGACGGTCGCGGTGTCGGTCGAGGAGGGCGTGGACAAGATCCGGCTCGGCAAGGCCGAATTCGTGGTCGCCGGTGGGTTCGACGACCTGACCCTGGAGGCCATCATCGGCTTCGGTGACATGGCGGCCACCGCCGACACCGAGATGATGCGGGCCAAGGGCATCAGCGATTCGAAGTTCTCGCGCGCCAACGACCGGCGCCGCCTCGGGTTCCTGGAAGCCCAGGGCGGTGGCACCATCCTGCTGGCCAACGGTGCGCTGGCGGCCAAGATGGGATTGCCGGTGCTGGCCGTGGTCGGCTACGCACAGAGCTTCGCCGACGGTGTGCACACCTCGATCCCGGCGCCCGGGCTCGGAGGCCTCGGCGCCGGCCGCGGTGGCAAGGACTCGCAGCTGGCCCGCTCGCTGGCCAAGCTGGGCGTGGGAGCCGACGACATCGCGGTCGTGTCCAAGCACGACACCTCGACGCTGGCCAACGACCCCAACGAGACCGAGCTGCACGAGCGGTTGGCCGACTCGATGGGCCGGTCGCCCGGCAACCCGCTGTTCGTGGTGAGCCAGAAGACCCTCACCGGTCACAGCAAGGGTGGCGCGGCAGCGTTCCAGCTGATGGGCCTGTGCCAGATGCTGCGTGACGGCGTCATCCCGCCCAACCGCAGCCTGGATTGCGTCGACGACGAGCTGGCCACCGCCGGTCACTTCGTCTGGGTGCGTGAGGCTTTGGACCTGCGCGGCAAGTTCCCGCTCAAGGCCGGTCTGGTGACCAGCCTCGGCTTCGGCCACGTGTCGGGTCTGATCGCGCTGGTGCACCCGCAGGCGTTCATCGCCGCGCTGGACCCGGCCGATCGGGACGGCTACCGCAAGCGGGCCGAGCAGCGCCTGCTGGCCGGTCAGCGTCGGCTGGCCTCCGCGATCGCCGGCGGGCGTCCGATGTATGAGAAGCCGGCCGACCGGCGGTTCAACCACGACGAGCCGGAGAAGCGTCAGGAGGCGGCGATGTTGCTCAACGCCGACGCCCGCCTCGGCGAAGACGATCTTTACGTCGGCTAG
- the acpS gene encoding holo-ACP synthase AcpS, which yields MAIVGVGIDLVSIPDFAEQVDQPGTVFAETFTPGERRDASDKSSSAARHLAARWAAKEAVIKAWSGSRFAQRPVLPEDIHRDIEVVTDMWGRPRVRLSGDIAKHLADVIIHVSLTHEGDIAAAVAILETT from the coding sequence GTGGCGATCGTCGGAGTAGGCATCGATCTCGTCTCCATCCCGGATTTCGCCGAGCAGGTCGACCAGCCGGGCACTGTCTTCGCCGAGACGTTCACCCCGGGTGAGCGCCGCGACGCCTCGGACAAGAGTTCGTCGGCGGCGCGTCACCTGGCGGCTCGGTGGGCGGCCAAGGAGGCGGTGATCAAGGCATGGTCAGGGTCTCGCTTCGCGCAGCGGCCCGTGCTGCCCGAGGACATCCACCGCGACATCGAGGTGGTCACCGATATGTGGGGGCGGCCGCGGGTGCGGTTGAGCGGCGACATCGCCAAACACCTGGCCGATGTAATCATTCACGTGTCGTTGACGCACGAGGGGGACATCGCTGCCGCCGTGGCGATCCTGGAGACGACGTAG
- a CDS encoding dipeptidase: MSDLVDRVREVLPSVRRDLEDLVRIESVWADPGRRSEVHRSAQAVADLLSQAGFGDVQIVSEGGAPAVIARHPAPPGAPTVLLYAHHDVQPEGDRGQWTSPPFEPTERDGRLYGRGSADDKAGIATHLAAFRAHGGRPPVGVTVFVEGEEESGSPSLARLLAAHRDTLAADVIVIADSDNWSADTPALTVSLRGLVDCVVEVATLDHGLHSGLWGGVVPDALSVLVRLLASLHDDDGNVAVAGLHETDTAALNYPDYPAERVRTDSGLLDGVSEIGSGSVPQRLWAKPAITVIGIDTTPIEKASNTLIPRARAKISMRVAPGGDAAAHLDALTAHLQSHAPWGAHVSVTRGDLGEPYAIEASGDVYDAARAAFRRAWGAEPIDMGMGGSIPFIAEFAAAFPQAKILVTGVEDPGTQAHSINESLHLGVLERAAISEALLLANLA, translated from the coding sequence ATGAGCGATCTGGTTGACCGCGTCCGCGAGGTGCTCCCGTCGGTGCGGCGCGACCTGGAAGACCTGGTGCGCATCGAATCGGTGTGGGCCGATCCCGGCCGACGCTCCGAGGTGCACCGCAGCGCCCAGGCGGTGGCAGATCTGTTGTCACAGGCCGGTTTCGGCGACGTGCAGATCGTTAGCGAGGGGGGAGCGCCCGCGGTCATCGCGCGCCATCCCGCGCCGCCCGGCGCGCCGACCGTGCTGCTGTATGCCCATCACGACGTGCAGCCCGAGGGCGACCGCGGCCAGTGGACGTCGCCGCCGTTCGAGCCCACCGAACGTGACGGGCGGCTCTACGGCCGCGGCAGCGCCGACGACAAGGCCGGTATCGCAACGCATTTGGCGGCCTTTCGGGCACATGGCGGCCGGCCGCCCGTCGGCGTGACGGTGTTCGTCGAGGGCGAAGAGGAATCCGGTTCGCCCTCGCTCGCCCGATTGCTTGCGGCCCACCGCGACACGTTGGCCGCCGACGTGATCGTCATCGCCGACTCGGACAACTGGAGCGCCGACACCCCGGCGCTGACGGTGTCGCTGCGGGGTCTGGTCGACTGCGTGGTCGAGGTCGCCACGCTCGACCACGGGCTGCACTCCGGCCTGTGGGGCGGGGTGGTGCCCGACGCGCTCAGCGTCCTGGTGCGGTTGCTGGCCAGCCTGCACGACGACGACGGCAACGTGGCCGTGGCGGGCCTGCACGAAACCGACACCGCCGCGCTGAACTACCCCGACTACCCGGCCGAGCGGGTCCGCACCGACTCCGGCCTGCTCGACGGCGTGTCCGAGATCGGGTCGGGCTCGGTGCCGCAACGGCTGTGGGCCAAACCCGCGATCACGGTGATCGGCATCGACACCACCCCCATCGAGAAGGCGTCGAACACGCTGATCCCGCGGGCGCGGGCCAAGATCAGCATGCGGGTGGCTCCCGGCGGCGACGCCGCCGCGCACCTGGACGCCCTGACCGCCCATTTGCAAAGCCACGCACCGTGGGGCGCCCACGTCAGCGTCACCCGCGGCGACCTCGGCGAGCCCTACGCCATCGAGGCCAGCGGCGACGTCTACGACGCGGCCCGCGCGGCGTTCCGGCGGGCGTGGGGGGCCGAGCCCATCGACATGGGCATGGGCGGCTCCATCCCGTTCATCGCGGAATTCGCCGCCGCCTTCCCGCAGGCAAAGATCCTCGTCACCGGCGTGGAAGACCCGGGTACCCAGGCGCACAGCATCAACGAGAGCCTGCACCTGGGGGTGCTGGAACGCGCCGCGATCAGCGAGGCGCTGCTGCTGGCCAATCTGGCCTGA